One window of the Rhipicephalus sanguineus isolate Rsan-2018 chromosome 4, BIME_Rsan_1.4, whole genome shotgun sequence genome contains the following:
- the LOC119391735 gene encoding uncharacterized protein LOC119391735: MLEAVILAEKAGLKVDFITSDGATWNRKMWSVMGIKASLTETKCSTLHPVDPTRKLHFLSDFPHLIKCLRNGLLRSDYETPEGRVSLEFVRKALALDGCSVTLQAMHGITESHTNPNNFEKMRVSLAFQLFGEKVIHGLQLYKSGIEDACGDITATLKFFKIIHDLVQMMTSRFPAEALRPNSASVEKLQSFW; encoded by the exons ATGCTTGAAGCCGTCATTTTAGCTGAGAAGGCCGGACTCAAGGTTGATTTCATTACATCTGATGGTGCCACTTGGAATCGGAAAATGTGGTCTGTGATGGGCATCAAAGCATCACTGACAGAAACGAAATGCAGCACATTGCATCCAGTGGACCCAACGCGCAAACTCCATTTTCTGTCGGACTTTCCTCATCTAATTAAGTGCCTGAGGAATGGACTACTAAGGTCGGACTACGAAACACCTGAGGGCCGG GTATCTTTAGAATTCGTACGCAAAGCTTTGGCACTGGATGGTTGCAGTGTGACATTGCAGGCAATGCATGGAATCACCGAAAGCCACACGAATCCCAACAATTTCGAAAAGATGCGAGTATCATTAGCTTTTCAGCTTTTCGGAGAAAAAGTGATTCATGGTCTGCAGCTGTACAAGTCCGGAATTGAAGATGCCTGTGGTGACATAACAGCTACACTGAAGTTTTTCAA GATCATCCATGACCTTGTGCAAATGATGACTTCACGATTTCCAGCTGAAGCGCTGCGCCCAAATTCAGCAAGTGTTGAGAAGCTGCAATCGTTTTGGTAG